The sequence cgTCACGTCTACCTCCAAATCACTGCCATCATGTAGACCGTCTGACTGGTGGCGGACAGGTTCTTGCCTGGCCCGTGGGGCGTCAGCAGTGGTTATGACAGGTTGTTGCAGAGTCGCAGGCTACATCAGCAAGACAAGAGGACAAAGCTTATGGTAACCTTGTGGGCACCATATTACTGCTATCAGTTTGGGAAGACAAATTTAGACCAGAGTTGCATTTTGGAGTACGTTTGCAGAACGTTGAATTGCAGTTTCATTGTTCTTACCTGAGAAGCCTGCTCTCCCAGTTCCTGGGAGGCAGATGGAGCCACGCTGCAGACCTTCATGTGTCGGACCTGCCTCTCCAGCTTGGCCCGGGCCCTCTCGCTGTCCTTGAACCGGCTCTCGGCATCTCGCAGCCTCAGCAGCTCTTCCTGCAGCAGGCTGTGTTGTCTCTGCAAAAGAGCCAGCTCCCCGATGGTTGACCCCACACTGGCCTCCCGATTTCCACCGTCTCGCCAGTGGGGGCGCCACACTCCTCCTGCGGCTGGCACCGTGCTGTCCTGTGGCTGtagcagcagctccaggatgGAGTCTTGTTTGATGACAGCACCCTGCAGGACATGATAGAGAATCCAGTTTCAAAGATTTTACAAAATGAGGACTGACACACAAATTCCCAGCATCAGCTCTGACCCACCAAGGCTTGTGGCTACGTGGCTTCGCCTCACAGTTGCATCTAGTTCTGTGAGATATGAATTGAACAGACTGCTGTGTAGCATACTATGGGGTGTTATGTGCTGTTGTATACTATCTCAAGTGTGTTAAAGATGTAGAGAAACCTACTGACCTGGAGCGCATGGAGATAAACGCTGAGATTCACCAGCCTCTGACAGATCTCCTGTTAAACACAGGCGGCATACTTATTAGTTaaagtctgacacacacacacacacacacacacacacacacacacaaacacactttaagaAACCATTACCTCCTTACTCACCGTGGGTGGCTGCCTGTCTTGATTCCTCATACATTCCTTTAAAAGGcaataaaatatttcacaaacagAGGAGAGTCACATGACAATGACATGATACATTTGATACATTATAGTCATGAGGTATTAACAGTACTTCAGTACACTAGTTAAAATTCACACTTCCTTCTGGGCATCTATTCATGCGCAGTGTCATCTGGCATAGGATTTCAACCCCCTACCCCTTTTTTTAGCTCTGTTGTGAAGGGCCACCCCCGTCGAGGGCAGTCCAAGACTGGGGGTAGGGCCaagggtggggggcgggggggggggggggggaaattGGGACTGTCATCATAACAGTATAACAGTAGTATAACTGTATTAACTTTCAGCTAATCCTTTTTTTAATCACCTTATCATCTTCCAGTTATGTATGTATCCTATTGCCTCCACGTTCCCATGAAGTCTAGTGCACAGAACAGACCCATGCATGGCAACTACATTCATCTCAGTCTCAATCTCAATTAGTTTGTGGTAACTTGATTAAGTTTATCTATAATGTGAGCACAACAGAAACTACAGTGATGAATGTGTTTGAATGAGTTTCATCTGGGCCCACCAGCTCACCTTTGCTGCACAGAAATCGTGGGCTCCATTGACCAACAGATCCTGATtacctgagcacagacaaaaaaaaaaaaaaaaaaaaacagtaactgaACAAATATCTGACTGATGATCTTCGCTGGATTATTTGGACCAGCTATTTACAGTGTGCATTTGGCTGGATTTCCAAATTGTCCGCCTCCACTTGTCCTGCCCACATGTCAAACATCCTCCCTTCAAATAACTCAGGTCTTCAGGGTGGGAAAAtgatttctttgtcattttggaCTGAAACCTGAATTGTGAGTCCAGTGAAACCTTATCCTGTCTTGTCGTATGAGAGATTGAATCTTAAGGGGACTCACAGGTTTCTACCACCTCCATGTGGCTGTGATGACACAGAAGAGGGATGTCCACACTGGAGCCCAGGAGGAGCTCACTCAACCTGtccactgcagaaacacacacagttattcaGATGGCATTACTGACGCAACAATTCATCTTCAATAAAACCAATTCAGCCACAGTAAAGCAGGTTGTTTGTCACTGGCCTCTAAAGCCACCCATGTGAGCGTGTGGTGGCACACAGGTacgacctttgacctttacaAAAAGGTTTCATATGAACATTTTCTCATCTGCTACCTCTTTGGTTAAAGTATGTTTAAGCAACTAAAACGACTTGGTTAATTTAAGGGAAAGATCCCGGACATAGTAAAAAGAATACAGTGTTTCTGTACAGCACACTACAGTCAGCACAGTTCACCAAAGACTGTGAGATGCAAGGAAATGGAACGGACcaatataatttatataaataCACCCAATCATCGGACCTAAGCTCCTCCTAAGAGGTTTTGTGATGCCACATCATTGTGACACTGCTTCCTCCTTTACTTCTCAGAGAGGACAGTCATCATTCATGTGACCGCAAGCGCTCACTTGTTGGGAAATCGTTTTAACTAGAACACCAATGCAGTCGTTTTTTAGGATTTCATTCTTGTGTTGTACTAAACAGTACAAATTAGCATGTATAGAATATTAATTGGCTTGTAACTTAATCGACTACACTAAACCAGAATAGTTTGAAATGTGCCTTTACGATCTTATTTTAAAACTTCCGGTAGCTGGACATTCTGGCTTATTTTAAGAAAACCTATCAagttaaaattattaaaaaaaaaaaaaagtgaattaatGCTCATATCTaaagtgttttcacatttgaaagtgtatttttctagtGTGTTATATTCATGGAGAAAACTAGCAGCAGTCTAATTCCAGTGGCACCATGTCAGCAGTTACCACCACAGCCTTGGATTATTCAAATACTTGTGTAGTCAACAAGAACCATTGTTCTATATTCATAGATTTATACAATACTTTTAAAGTGTAGTTGATTATTCCCTGCTCACTGGCCTGAGAAGGATGCCTCTGACTGGTTCAAACATTAGAAACATAGAAATCTGAATTCCTGTGGGCCACCAAGGGTGTGGTGCAGGAATCCACGGTGGGTGATTTATGTAGAGGATTCCAAGTCTCTTCCAAGTGTGACTGAACTCAtcattcctcttcttctgtgttgcgacaagtttaagttttaagtgattaaaaaatgtgatttgaattaaacagtgaaaatgtaaaactcCTGTGTGTTACCTTCAGCCGTGGCATCCAGTAGGAGTTTTTCTGCACGGGGAGCTTGAGGCGTGTCTGCCCTGAACAGGTAACGAGTGATGGCAGGCTGTAGGCTCTCCTGACCGCTTGTCACCTCTGCCAGCTCACAGAACAGAGTCACCCTCTCTTGCAGGAGCTCCAGCATTTCCCGGTCCTTCTGCTGGATGTCAGCTACGGGGGTCAAAGTGAGAATTGAATGAATTTTTGCATCAAACACAGATATACAGAGTCTCAAAACATGAGCACAGCAGCTGGCTGTTGGCTCAAGCTTTGCcttgaaccatcccctagttaaGCTGCTATAGGTTTAGACTGCcagggacttcccatgatgcaccaggctcctctcttcttctctctctctctctccatctgttctcattcacatcccattaatacatgtgactgactcagcttcttctctttcctgtagttctgttcttcctcctctctctcttctcttcagctgtcgctctctgcaggttcatctgacTCCAGAGTcaggatctgctgctgtgagcCACCTACTGCCCCATTATTAGactgattaattattattattagtcctattatCTTTTCTTACTATCATTAGTTCTACTATTGCTATTTTGTATTATTAGTCTTATTACTAATCCTACTTTTATCTTTTTAGTCTTCTCCGTACTATAATGTGGAAcctgcactgtgctgtgttctcttttctcctgctctctctctctctctctctctctctctctctctctctctctctctctctctctctctctctctctctcccaccatgagtctggttctgttcaaggtttctacctgtcAAAGGGATAATACGGTCTAAACCTGCTCTCTATGAAAAGGGTgttaaaaattataaaaaaatattataaatattataaattaAAGATTATAAATCAAATGGACTTGACCGTGCAAAACACACAGATTCTTAGCAACCAAGACTTCAGCGCGCAGCTGGATTTGCATCAGCACACCCTGTTCAACACATCAGTGGAGCTGAGGAAATAACGTCAGTGTGCTGAAGGAAAATTCCAGTTCACAGGTGAAccagcacaaaaacagagacacatacaGAAAGATGTGTCATTAATGTGTCATTAATGTTTGTCTCCTGACCTTTGAGTCTCCTCAGATGGGCCTTGTGTTCAGTTTCTATTAGGGGGAACTCCTCTCTTGAAGGGCACCTGAAAGCACAGATCACACACATCCATATGTATCAGTGATGTGATGGACacggatgtttttttttttttactgtacatttttaaagttttattttcgaCTGCCGTAGCAAATGTTAATGATGCTACCAGGACAGAAAAACTATTTCAGTCATGGTCaatatgtgtgttcatttaTGGCATGTGTGGCCGTGGGCTGCATTTTAAcagtaggtttgtgtgtgtgtgttggtgcgtttgcccacctgctGACAGTGCGCTGGATGTGGCGTATCCAGACATTCTTGTCCTCCTTGGAGGCAGCGTGGAACTCATACATCTCTGGAGGAGAGGAGTCGCTGATGAGGAACATGCCTCGCTCCTGATTGGCTATATCCCTCACTATCAGGTTCTGGAGGGACAGTACTGGAGGTTTGTCCTGGATCACGCATCAGTGGATTGTTCGTTGTTGGATATAAtaataaagagagacagaagacagcTGAGAGAACAATAGGTTGaatggatgtttttttcctgtcatctgTGAATTCTGTGCTCATGTAAGTGTGTGAGCCGCTTTTTCTTACCATATTTGGAAAGATGTACCTCTGGTCTTTCTCTTGCAGGAACACCAGAATGTCTGTCATCAATAGGACCTgtatatctacacacacacacacacacacaaagacacacatatacaaccACACATCAAAAACACAGTCAGGTTGTTGTCTGTGTTCCATCAAATACAGCTTCAGTGAGAATATATAGTCCCAAAACTCCCCCTCACTCCCCCTACACAATTATCAGAGCTGTATTAAGTTGCTACTAATGTGAACCCAACATTTCCTActactgctgcttcacattaaaagcattcgACTGGCAAACACTTTGTATCTTTTAGTTACAGGAAAGTGCAAATGCAGTGGACAGTATTtggcaaaaacacagacaaggcGTTGACATGCCAGTGATTTCACATTATTCCACTGATTTACATCAATGGCCCAGCAAAGGCGGGGATGAAGAGGGCTGCAAGCATCCACAACAGGCTTCCAAAAAGCAGATAAtacataaagacagagagaggtgtcACTCATGTTGAATTCTGAGTTCTACAAGTCTCTGAATGAGTCAAAATATGGAGTGATTGCTGTCAACACCTCCATTGTTGTCAGTGCAACAAGACAGCAGCTGTGCCACTGGTAGCGTCTGCAAGCAGAGACTGGGGCAGCTGGATACACagctggctgctgcagctgtctgaGTTGGTGAATGAAGGGAAAGAGTGACGATACAACATCAGCTTCAAAGGCTGATTATCTGGTCTGGGCCAATAAACACTGGTATGATGTTAGCTTGTTATAGTAACCATGCTTTATTTCTAACCATTTCCATTATTCTGAAGCTGTGACTTAAGATTCCGCAGCTGCTCTTTATAGTTACATGATGGGCTTATAGTTGGTGGATAGCAGCAGTCTGTGCTGTATGGTGTAGGTTGTTGCCCTCTTCGATGTCAACAGGGGGCAGCCACAGCAGTAAGTACTGGCAGACTGCAGgtacctttatttttttatatatatatattttttacagttATTACGTGAGTATTTTGAGAGTTTGTTATTCGTTCATTAGCGTAGCAAGCTTGCAGCTATAATGGGGCCTGTACATGCATTTGTTACAATAGTAGTATGGTGTGGTGGCAATGACAAAAAGCCTTTGTGTGAGGGACTCAGTAAGCATTGTCAACTTAAAGTACTGTTTTCACGTGTAGCACGAGATTGACCCTGCAAGATATTGTTCCTTGCAGCACTACATCCTGTGTTGTGTACCTTTGAGCCTTGATCCTGGAGTTTTCCAGTAAAGGGTCCCTTCATGGACAAGTCTCCGGCGGAACAACTCTCCGGGCTTGAAAAGTCCACCATCCCTTACTCTGGCCTCAGCCCGTGGGTCCAACTTGGCCTGGATCTCTTGCAGCCGTTGTGTTTTCTCCAATTCCTCCATCTACCAACACAGAATAAGAGTCACAGTCCATTTGGAGTCCAAAAGGTTATTATTCAACATGAATGAACTAATTTGATATGGTTTAAATGGGATATCTATTTAACAAGAACCAATATAGTAGGAGACCTTACCAATCAATATTCCCATCTAACAATTTAGTGAGACACTCCATATAACTCCTACCGCTACAAAtgacacaaatacagaaaatactTTGATACCTGCTGGTCTATTGAACTGAGAAGATCTCTGACCATCATGAGAGCCTGGGCCAGAAAGGAggcttcttcttcatcctctggtggagaaacaaagaaactgtATTATGATAGaaggcaaacacacagtgtagacagaggagaacagaaacATTATTTAGCCTCCGTTAACCGGACCAAAAGGTCTGCTGTATGAATGTACTATTGCTTTTAGAATGACTTTGGTTGATGACAGTTTCTTATGTACCAACAGTCACCAAACTAAAGTTTTTAAAGTACTGCAGTGGAACAGTTCCAGGTCCACTCTGACATTATTTCATGGCTCTGGTAACTGGAACACCAACTATTTTTGATGCTATTGGTGCACCAATACTACGTGAACAAGATTTGGGTCAGGAAGTagcatataaaacattaaaaaattaaaatgaatgacacGTTTCTTTTAAACTGCCAATCACATTTAGTGCAGGAGGAAAATgacatacagaaaaacagaatttctGTCTGGATGGTGCAAAGACTGATCGTAAAGCTGTTGTGACAGGGTAGACTCACCGATGGTGTTTTCCAGAATGCGCTGAACAAGGACAGGATACTTGGAGATCCGCTGAGTCACCAACAAGATGCACTCCTGAACTCCATGGCAACGAAGTAAGGGTCCTCGACTCACCCGCTGCccatagacagagagagacacacacacacagaggaactcAGCACAAAACCCTGCATAAGGCCATGCTCCCAGGCCCTCACTGCTCTAGATTGTTGTGGGGTCTCTCTGCCTTTAGTTTCTTCTTCAGTGAGAGGATAGCAGCTCAGTCAGACCTGAGATCAGGTGCTTGGTTCAGCCAGTCAAGAATATTCCTCCTTTTCACCCTGAAAACCTCTTTGCTTTTGCCATATGTTTACAATCATTGTCCTGCAGGGCGTCAAAAAAGGCCTTGCACAGGTGCTGTCCAGGATGGAGGCAGACATGTTTCCTTGAGAAGACTCAAGGGTggagaaaaacaggaactgCTTTTATGACCAAAGCCACcacctcatctgtcaaacatAGTGCTGGTTCTGTTATGGCCTGGTCATGTATGGCCCCCGGTGGAACAGACGCACTGGCATTCATTGACAATATCACAGCTGTTTCagcaaaacacatcaaaactCGTGGGATGACATGTCATCGTTTGGCAGAATGACAATCTTAAACATACGAGCAAGGCCTGGGGGACGGGCCAGACTCAGAGCGGGTTCAGAAGTCCTGTGGATGTAACTTTAAAGTGACTTTCAGTGGGACATCAACATCAGGAGCTGAAATGAGCACTCCATACATTTCACATACTGTGTATACACTCACCCGTATAAAGCACTGAAACCTCTTGTCTCTCGCCAGCAGTTCCTTGTACAACTTAACAGCCTTTAAGTGGCGGCTACAGAACTCAGCGTAGGTCTTCCTCATGTCATCCGCACACTGGCCTGAGAACtggcaacaaaacacacacacaagttttgtctgtgtgtggacatgaGTGGGAAAACACGCACCAGAGTTAACTGAGCCTTTTGATAACCAGCTTTGAATTACAGGCCATCCAGGACAGCCAATGTTAGGCTCAGTGAAGCCAGATAACCAAAAGATATCCTGGATATGTTGAACTTGCTTTGTAGTACAGGTCTCTGGTATCaaataaaaaaggcaaaagaaCTAGAATAAAATGACTTTCTGAAATATctggtgtgtatatgtgagagCAGTCACCTGCTCTAGTAGTATGTCCCCCAGCTGGTGAATGGTGAAGTTGTGGCTGGATCCGGACTGCAGGCTGTTGTTGCGCCGCAAGAGCAGCTGTGCCAGGAAATGAGAATGTATCCTGATCAGCTGGTCCAGGCAGGGAAACATGGCATGCACGGTGCTGAACTCCAGCTGAAGCTCCTCCAGCATGCCTTGCCGAAACACCCGTTCCATGATGTGCAGCGTTCGCATGTGGTGCACCTCTGTCTGAATCAACTCTGAGAAGGACACATATCCatatcacacacagagaacacacgcacacatcagAGTCATGGGCGTAGTAATCACTGAGTACATGCCGTTATAGGAAATGCCCTCCTGACAGTTTCAATTTGAATCACGTCTAAATGCAGTAAACGGTGTCCATGCAGTATTTCAGAATGGGTGCTGTCATGGAGAAACTATAAAAGCAATAAGCTACTGTTGAAGAACTGATGATGATCACCATAGATGACATCCTGCCTCTTGATGACATTTTTGCGATGTGTCTGCAAATAACTGCTGTCCACGGCCATGCTCCAGGAGTCTGCTTTAAAGTCCTGgccctccagctccagctcctccaacaCTGAAGTATAGTAGTTGTCTCctaaacaacagaaaacctTCAGCATGAAAATATACTATACTGAGCTCTTAAGGCATGAATAGAACACTTGATCTTTCTCTAAAATAACCAGGGTCTGCAAATCAAGGTTTAAGTCCCAGTGATAtaacaatgaatcaaatgaaTCCCCCCCTTTATAGTCAAAATCATGTTAAACCTAATAATAGATTAattgttaatatttttattattgagtGAACTGAATCAGCTGTTCAACTCATCATTTCAAGtccaaagacaaagacaaaggctCAAGCCAGAACAACTCATGGTTATAAGTTCAGAATGGAATTAACCTGAAACCAACAAAATTTACAGATTTACATTAGGTTCATGAGAGAAGATGGGGTGAGTTCATCCTGTGTGATGTTTCACATTGTACAAGTTTTAGTGCTCTAATACCGTCATCATTGAGGGACTCCACTGACATAGCTCTGGTCCTGAAGCTGAGGGAGTCTGTGGACTGGGACAGGATCCTGCGCAGCCCAAGGGGAGAGTCGTCATTCAGGGTCCtacaacgcacacacagacacacataataAGCATTTCAAATatatcagtttcatttttaaaatcaggaaCAGTAACTATTTAAGAAAATATTACCTCAGCTACACTAAATATCAGTCATGTTTTTGCTCCTGTACATATTTTAAGAGGATGTCAACAGGTTTTAAAGACTCAAAGAACTAAATGACATTCACTTGTGTGTCATGTACTATTTATTCATGGTAGTATTTGACTCCCTCTGTTGCTATACTTTGAAACTGCAGTTTGCAGACAGTATACAAGACACCACATGTGGAAGGAATCAGCCTTTGGGCACTAAAGAGTATAGGAATAGGAACAATTCTttagtaattcatttttgtcattaATTTCACTTAAATCTCCAACACAGGCACTCTATGAAAGCTGACCCTGTGAAAGCCCCCCTGCCCAGGAGTCAGGCAACTCTGGAACCTGGTGGGCAGTCAGCTGTGATGCTGGGCAGCTAAGGCTCAGAGTTTCTATGCAGCTGAGAGAATTGATATCTTTGGGAGCCACGTTTTTATTTCACGTCGAAACAAGTTACAGAAATGACGTGCTGAAATAGTGAGACGAGTCCCCCCAGGAAAGGTGACTGGTGCAGACAGGGGTCTATCCACAACTGGCACTCAAGCTGGGAGCTAGCAGGCCAGAGACCAGCCCACTTGGAGGCAGGCTCGGAGGCTAGCGGGTGTGAAATCTAGCAGGCTGGGAGACAGTCTGTGGGGCTAGCAAGCCTGAAGCTAGCTGATGACTCAGGATTTCAGGTCAAATGACTGTAAAAACAGGCTGGTGGCAGGCAGGTCAGAAGCTAGCTGACTCAGGAGCAGGCACAGGTGGTGTACAGAGCACAGGCATAGAGAACCAAAACGCAGTGAAGTGGCTTTATTCAAAGCGTCGAGAACAAAAGTTTACAAGAAAGCTGGAAGGCAGGCAGGCAAGAACAGAAACCGATAACAGGAACAGGTTCCAGGCAGGTTGGCTAAGAACAGAAGTCTGAGAAAACCAGCACGAGAACATGAAGATTTCAGATGTGAATACAGATGATACAGCAATCTGGTGAAGAGCAGGTGGA is a genomic window of Toxotes jaculatrix isolate fToxJac2 chromosome 13, fToxJac2.pri, whole genome shotgun sequence containing:
- the arhgef1a gene encoding rho guanine nucleotide exchange factor 1a isoform X2 is translated as MSRVASLSKLRQERMREINLRNKERERMREREKAAREREARYSNGHLFTSLTVSGTTLCTACNKSITAKEALSCPTCNVTIHNRCRDTLPNCAKMKLRQQKTVLLRNNSALQNVTLRNKTPGMRERPTSAIYPSDSFRQSLLGSRRGRSGLSLSKSVSTNNISGTLNDDSPLGLRRILSQSTDSLSFRTRAMSVESLNDDGDNYYTSVLEELELEGQDFKADSWSMAVDSSYLQTHRKNVIKRQDVIYELIQTEVHHMRTLHIMERVFRQGMLEELQLEFSTVHAMFPCLDQLIRIHSHFLAQLLLRRNNSLQSGSSHNFTIHQLGDILLEQFSGQCADDMRKTYAEFCSRHLKAVKLYKELLARDKRFQCFIRRVSRGPLLRCHGVQECILLVTQRISKYPVLVQRILENTIEDEEEASFLAQALMMVRDLLSSIDQQMEELEKTQRLQEIQAKLDPRAEARVRDGGLFKPGELFRRRLVHEGTLYWKTPGSRLKDIQVLLMTDILVFLQEKDQRYIFPNMDKPPVLSLQNLIVRDIANQERGMFLISDSSPPEMYEFHAASKEDKNVWIRHIQRTVSRCPSREEFPLIETEHKAHLRRLKADIQQKDREMLELLQERVTLFCELAEVTSGQESLQPAITRYLFRADTPQAPRAEKLLLDATAEVDRLSELLLGSSVDIPLLCHHSHMEVVETCNQDLLVNGAHDFCAAKEICQRLVNLSVYLHALQGAVIKQDSILELLLQPQDSTVPAAGGVWRPHWRDGGNREASVGSTIGELALLQRQHSLLQEELLRLRDAESRFKDSERARAKLERQVRHMKVCSVAPSASQELGEQASQPATLQQPVITTADAPRARQEPVRHQSDGLHDGSDLEVDVTSDDDDDDDGTASESSKDLQDIPEEV
- the arhgef1a gene encoding rho guanine nucleotide exchange factor 1a isoform X4 — its product is MREREKAAREREARYSNGHLFTSLTVSGTTLCTACNKSITAKEALSCPTCNVTIHNRCRDTLPNCAKMKLRQQKTVLLRNNSALQNVTLRNKTPGMRERPTSAIYPSDSFRQSLLGSRRGRSGLSLSKSVSTNNISGTLNDDSPLGLRRILSQSTDSLSFRTRAMSVESLNDDGDNYYTSVLEELELEGQDFKADSWSMAVDSSYLQTHRKNVIKRQDVIYELIQTEVHHMRTLHIMERVFRQGMLEELQLEFSTVHAMFPCLDQLIRIHSHFLAQLLLRRNNSLQSGSSHNFTIHQLGDILLEQFSGQCADDMRKTYAEFCSRHLKAVKLYKELLARDKRFQCFIRRVSRGPLLRCHGVQECILLVTQRISKYPVLVQRILENTIEDEEEASFLAQALMMVRDLLSSIDQQMEELEKTQRLQEIQAKLDPRAEARVRDGGLFKPGELFRRRLVHEGTLYWKTPGSRLKDIQVLLMTDILVFLQEKDQRYIFPNMDKPPVLSLQNLIVRDIANQERGMFLISDSSPPEMYEFHAASKEDKNVWIRHIQRTVSRCPSREEFPLIETEHKAHLRRLKADIQQKDREMLELLQERVTLFCELAEVTSGQESLQPAITRYLFRADTPQAPRAEKLLLDATAEVDRLSELLLGSSVDIPLLCHHSHMEVVETCNQDLLVNGAHDFCAAKECMRNQDRQPPTEICQRLVNLSVYLHALQGAVIKQDSILELLLQPQDSTVPAAGGVWRPHWRDGGNREASVGSTIGELALLQRQHSLLQEELLRLRDAESRFKDSERARAKLERQVRHMKVCSVAPSASQELGEQASQPATLQQPVITTADAPRARQEPVRHQSDGLHDGSDLEVDVTSDDDDDDDGTASESSKDLQDIPEEV
- the arhgef1a gene encoding rho guanine nucleotide exchange factor 1a isoform X3, which encodes MQNKERERMREREKAAREREARYSNGHLFTSLTVSGTTLCTACNKSITAKEALSCPTCNVTIHNRCRDTLPNCAKMKLRQQKTVLLRNNSALQNVTLRNKTPGMRERPTSAIYPSDSFRQSLLGSRRGRSGLSLSKSVSTNNISGTLNDDSPLGLRRILSQSTDSLSFRTRAMSVESLNDDGDNYYTSVLEELELEGQDFKADSWSMAVDSSYLQTHRKNVIKRQDVIYELIQTEVHHMRTLHIMERVFRQGMLEELQLEFSTVHAMFPCLDQLIRIHSHFLAQLLLRRNNSLQSGSSHNFTIHQLGDILLEQFSGQCADDMRKTYAEFCSRHLKAVKLYKELLARDKRFQCFIRRVSRGPLLRCHGVQECILLVTQRISKYPVLVQRILENTIEDEEEASFLAQALMMVRDLLSSIDQQMEELEKTQRLQEIQAKLDPRAEARVRDGGLFKPGELFRRRLVHEGTLYWKTPGSRLKDIQVLLMTDILVFLQEKDQRYIFPNMDKPPVLSLQNLIVRDIANQERGMFLISDSSPPEMYEFHAASKEDKNVWIRHIQRTVSRCPSREEFPLIETEHKAHLRRLKADIQQKDREMLELLQERVTLFCELAEVTSGQESLQPAITRYLFRADTPQAPRAEKLLLDATAEVDRLSELLLGSSVDIPLLCHHSHMEVVETCNQDLLVNGAHDFCAAKECMRNQDRQPPTEICQRLVNLSVYLHALQGAVIKQDSILELLLQPQDSTVPAAGGVWRPHWRDGGNREASVGSTIGELALLQRQHSLLQEELLRLRDAESRFKDSERARAKLERQVRHMKVCSVAPSASQELGEQASQPATLQQPVITTADAPRARQEPVRHQSDGLHDGSDLEVDVTSDDDDDDDGTASESSKDLQDIPEEV
- the arhgef1a gene encoding rho guanine nucleotide exchange factor 1a isoform X1, coding for MSRVASLSKLRQERMREINLRNKERERMREREKAAREREARYSNGHLFTSLTVSGTTLCTACNKSITAKEALSCPTCNVTIHNRCRDTLPNCAKMKLRQQKTVLLRNNSALQNVTLRNKTPGMRERPTSAIYPSDSFRQSLLGSRRGRSGLSLSKSVSTNNISGTLNDDSPLGLRRILSQSTDSLSFRTRAMSVESLNDDGDNYYTSVLEELELEGQDFKADSWSMAVDSSYLQTHRKNVIKRQDVIYELIQTEVHHMRTLHIMERVFRQGMLEELQLEFSTVHAMFPCLDQLIRIHSHFLAQLLLRRNNSLQSGSSHNFTIHQLGDILLEQFSGQCADDMRKTYAEFCSRHLKAVKLYKELLARDKRFQCFIRRVSRGPLLRCHGVQECILLVTQRISKYPVLVQRILENTIEDEEEASFLAQALMMVRDLLSSIDQQMEELEKTQRLQEIQAKLDPRAEARVRDGGLFKPGELFRRRLVHEGTLYWKTPGSRLKDIQVLLMTDILVFLQEKDQRYIFPNMDKPPVLSLQNLIVRDIANQERGMFLISDSSPPEMYEFHAASKEDKNVWIRHIQRTVSRCPSREEFPLIETEHKAHLRRLKADIQQKDREMLELLQERVTLFCELAEVTSGQESLQPAITRYLFRADTPQAPRAEKLLLDATAEVDRLSELLLGSSVDIPLLCHHSHMEVVETCNQDLLVNGAHDFCAAKECMRNQDRQPPTEICQRLVNLSVYLHALQGAVIKQDSILELLLQPQDSTVPAAGGVWRPHWRDGGNREASVGSTIGELALLQRQHSLLQEELLRLRDAESRFKDSERARAKLERQVRHMKVCSVAPSASQELGEQASQPATLQQPVITTADAPRARQEPVRHQSDGLHDGSDLEVDVTSDDDDDDDGTASESSKDLQDIPEEV